ATCAATGTGAGTTTGAACGCCCCCATTTTACGCGTTTCCACTGACCACGGCACAGCGTTTGACATTGCTTATCAAAATAAAGCGAACAACAAAAGCTATTTGAATGCGATCAAATATTTGGCTTAAAGATTTTAAAATACAAGCCAACAAAGTATAATTCAAGCTCTAATATTATTCAAAGATAAAGACATGATTTTAAGCATTGAAAGTTCTTGCGATGACAGCTCTTTAGCCCTTACAAGAATAGAGGACGCCAAACTCATCGCTCATTTTAAAATCTCTCAAGAAAAGTGCCACAGCCCTTATGGGGGCGTTGTGCCTGAGCTTGCATCGCGCTTGCATGCTGAGAATTTGCCGCTTTTGTTAGAACGCATTAAAATCAGCTTGAATAGGGATTTTTCCAAGCTCAAAGCCATCGCTATCACGAATCAGCCAGGTTTGAGTGTTACCTTAATAGAAGGTTTGATGATGGCAAAAGCCTTGAGTTTGTCTTTGAATTTGCCCTTGATTTTAGAAGATCATCTGAGAGGGCATGTGTATTCGCTCTTTATCAATGAAAAACAAACCTGCATGCCTTTAAGCGTGCTCTTAGTCTCTGGGGGGCATTCTTTGATTTTAGAGGCTAGAGATTATGAGAATATTAAAATCGTTGCCACGAGTTTGGACGATAGCTTTGGGGAGAGTTTTGATAAGGTTTCTAAAATGCTTGATTTGGGCTATCCAGGAGGCCCTATAGTGGAAAAATTAGCCCTTGATTATGCGCACCCAAACGAGCCTTTAATGTTCCCTATCCCTTTAAAAAACAGCCCGAATCTGGCTTTTAGTTTTTCAGGTTTAAAAAATGCGGTGCGTTTGGAGGTTGAAAAAAACGCCCATAATTTGAACGATGAGGTAAAACAAAAGATTGGCTATCATTTTCAAAGCGCGGCTATTGAGCATTTAATCCAGCAGACTAAACGCTATTTTAAAATCAAACGCCCTAAAATTTTTGGCATTGTGGGGGGAGCGAGCCAAAATCTAGCTTTAAGAAAGGCGTTTGAAAACTTGTGTGCTGAGTTTGATTGCAAGCTTGTTTTAGCCCCTTTAGAATTTTGCAGCGACAATGCCGCCATGATAGGGCGATCCAGTCTAGAGGCTTATCAAAAAAAGCGCTTTGTCCCTTTAAAAAAGGCTAACATTTCGCCAAGAACGCTGTTAAAAAGTTTTGAGTGAATGGATACAAAAAGAAAGTGCATAATAAAACGCCCTAAAATTTATCAATCTTTTATCTGTATTTGAGAGATTAAATTTGAATAAAAGTGCATTAAAACTGAATTAACGAGTAAGCAAAAAGCCTTGAAACGCTTGACGAGAATTGTTTTATTATGGGCAGATTATTAGATTAAATACGGATTAAATCTACAATTTTATAAAAAACCGCTATCATTTAAGTTAAATTAAGGATTATTGTATTATAGTTTTGTCACAGAAAAAAGGGGTTTACAAGATCCTTAAGAGTTGGTAACTCTTAAGGATCTGTATTTAGTGTAGTGGTGTTACGAGCACCATTAACCTGTCATGATTATGATTAGCTTCATGCTTACTCCTTTCTTGTTTAGATTTTAGTGTGTTTCTTGGCATGCATTATTCTTCAAACCATTAGGTTGGTAGCTAATGGTTTCAAATGGCATGCAAAAACACTGCCACGTGTTTTATTATGCCATAAAATAGCCTTATTTAGTCTAAATCCCATTAAATAAGATAAGCGTAAAATGGAATTTCTATAACTACTGATCTCAAGCTGGATTTTGGCGTATTTATTCATGAAAAGCGTGTTGTTGTAAAAACGCTTATAAAATCAAAATAATGCCACTGACAAGG
This is a stretch of genomic DNA from Helicobacter pylori. It encodes these proteins:
- the tsaD gene encoding tRNA (adenosine(37)-N6)-threonylcarbamoyltransferase complex transferase subunit TsaD, yielding MILSIESSCDDSSLALTRIEDAKLIAHFKISQEKCHSPYGGVVPELASRLHAENLPLLLERIKISLNRDFSKLKAIAITNQPGLSVTLIEGLMMAKALSLSLNLPLILEDHLRGHVYSLFINEKQTCMPLSVLLVSGGHSLILEARDYENIKIVATSLDDSFGESFDKVSKMLDLGYPGGPIVEKLALDYAHPNEPLMFPIPLKNSPNLAFSFSGLKNAVRLEVEKNAHNLNDEVKQKIGYHFQSAAIEHLIQQTKRYFKIKRPKIFGIVGGASQNLALRKAFENLCAEFDCKLVLAPLEFCSDNAAMIGRSSLEAYQKKRFVPLKKANISPRTLLKSFE